The genomic stretch CTGGATCGTTCGGATCGAAATAACAGGCGGCATCTACTCCGATTTCCGGGAGAGAACTAGAATTGCTCAGTATTGCAGGACAACCACAGGAAAATGCTTCCAGAATGGGCAGTCCAAAACCTTCGTAAAGAGAAGGAAATACGAATGCCTGCGCGTTTTCATACAACTGTCTCATGATGTAGTCGTTTGTTTTAACAAAATGCACTTTCGAAGAGATATCTAACTCGCGCAACATTTTCATTTCATTTAAGTTGAATGGTCCCCCTCCTGCACAGTAAATGTGAAGATCCTCATCATTCTTCAACAGTTCAGCCATAGCTTTGATGAAAAAGATGTAATTTTTATAGCCTTCTCGGTTCCCAACGTAGAGTAGATATGGCTTCATTAAATATGAGTCGTTTAAAGTAGAACCAACGGGGGAATTAATTTTGCTCTCAAACGGATTCCCATGATAGACAACATGAATCAGATCCGGGTCAACATCAAAGATTTTTATAATATCTTTTTTTGTATTTTCAGACACGGCGATGATGCAGTTCGCACCTTCGATAAGCCGTTTTTTCCCTTCTTCTGTTCTGTCGTAGGGTGAGAAGAAGTCTGGATAAAGTTCATGAATCATGTCGTGAACCGTTAATACATAGGGTTTTTCCATGAGATACTTTGTGAAATATGGATCATAGTATGTTGGATGAAAAATATCAAATTCTTGTTTCTTCAATAAACGAACAGATTCTCTTTGATTACTACGTAGACCGTTTAATATATCTATCGGCGCAACCTTCCGAATGATCGGAAACCCAATACATGCAATTTTTCGGATGATTGGTAAACCGTGATGTATGATCTTTTGAATTGCTGGAGATCCCTGTGCGTCATATAAACAGATATCATTGTTTAATCGTTCTTTGCTCGATGAGTAGAGATCACGAAGGTTCTCATTACGCGACTTACGTAGTGCAAGGGTGAATTCAGTGTCGGGGTCCAAAGAAAACTGACCCATTAGTTCACAAAAGTAACGTGATATACCGCCGTACTTTTGCAATGTGAAGATCTGGTGATCATAAAGGAGTTTCATGATTTATATCTGCCCCAGTAAAGGTATTCTAGGTATCTATCTTGATGTTATTTGTTGCAAAGGGGATCCTTACATCGTACAGAAAGGCAGAGTATCTCTCGTGCCTCAGTGCGAGTACCAGGGTGGAAGAAGGTCCCTGCCTTGCGCTGCCAGTTGTAGACCGTCGCATCCTTCCTGATCGCAGGATAGATCGCGAGAGTGGGGCGGGTAGTTCCC from Methanoculleus chikugoensis encodes the following:
- a CDS encoding glycosyltransferase family 4 protein; the protein is MKLLYDHQIFTLQKYGGISRYFCELMGQFSLDPDTEFTLALRKSRNENLRDLYSSSKERLNNDICLYDAQGSPAIQKIIHHGLPIIRKIACIGFPIIRKVAPIDILNGLRSNQRESVRLLKKQEFDIFHPTYYDPYFTKYLMEKPYVLTVHDMIHELYPDFFSPYDRTEEGKKRLIEGANCIIAVSENTKKDIIKIFDVDPDLIHVVYHGNPFESKINSPVGSTLNDSYLMKPYLLYVGNREGYKNYIFFIKAMAELLKNDEDLHIYCAGGGPFNLNEMKMLRELDISSKVHFVKTNDYIMRQLYENAQAFVFPSLYEGFGLPILEAFSCGCPAILSNSSSLPEIGVDAACYFDPNDPESLTRRVEEILSDNEYREQCIMKGFERLKFFSWEKTAQETKAVYDNLAYHLI